ATCAAGGTTGAGactaaacaacaaaaatctacCAAAATTATAATACACCACGGTTTTATCGGTTCCTCAGTGATTCACCAAACAGGAAAATTATTTCTCAGGACACAAATATATGAGGATGACTAACTGATTTCAAATTACTTAAGTGTTTTCTGTTCTAAATAGTCTATGTTATTcctaaaatgtttcaaaattgaGATACATTATTAAATGGAACACAGTTGTAGATGTATTACCAGATAGAGATTTAGACACAATCATCACTATTACTATAAGTTGTCCCAAACTTGCATAACAATGATGAAGCTATTATTTGAAAAGTAGATTCTGGATAGCATTGGTTCTTTAGCAGACAAGTGCATGAGTAGTAATAGTTTGGCAATCACAGTTAATTAATTACATAGCTTTGTTCTCAGATTTTACCTTGATAAATAGATAAGACCTCAAATTTTAGAGCATAGAAATAGATTTGTATAAAGAATAATAACCTCTACTTATTTTAAAGGGTTGATACTGAcctaaacattattttataaaataaaataacttttttctctattagtgATACTTGGCACTGAGACTTCTAACAAGTATGAGATTAAAAATGGCTTGGGACAAAGAATTTACTTTGCAGTGGAAGAAAGCATTTGCTTCAATCGTACTTTCTGTTCCACTCTGCGATCCTGCACCCTGAGAATCACAGATAACTCAGGTCGAGAGGTGATCACAGTAAACAGGCCCTTGAGGTGTAATAGCTGTTGGTGCCCTTGCTACCTGCAAGAGGTTAgtctctggatttttcttttgttcaaggTTAGTCATTGTTTCTTTAAGTGATATGATATTTGTCTGGAGCTATGGAACAATTAACCTTTCCAGTGTTAATTAGTATGTTGCTCTTTAGGATCAGAAGAGCTTGAGGATTTGGGGAGTCACTAAATTTTTCCCTTTCCAACCAAAGACAGGTAGCCTCCATCATGTTAAATGGTTAAGACAGCTCATGCACATGAGATGCACCTCTTGGACTTCTATACTAGATATATTGTTGTGACATCTATACACTCCACCCTGGGCAGATGCACCCTTGTCTTCTGCAAGAGTAGTAAAGTTCAGGAGGTGCTAATGATGCTATTAGTCTAGAGGCAATGATTCAGTCATTTAATCATAAAATACAATagctttttatcattatttaattgACCTATAGCAATAACTTTCACTGACATATTAATTTAACTTGACACCAAATTTTTCCTTACTTTATTGACTTTTATATGTCATTTCTATGAGCTAGTGAACAAGTTTCACTCTGCACTTTTTGTAGTTAAGGAAACTGGGGTTCACAGAATGGAGGCGCTTGTTCATGATCACACACCAAGGGAATGTTATTTGTCAAGCTTGATCTAAGTGTCCTGATCCAGTCCCCAGATTCTCTGTTGAAGTCCTGTATCCTAAGTATTGTTCTAAGTGTTATCAAAAGCTCTGTCCTTGgaccaatgccaatccaataacaaggacacagttttgagagaaaggaaaaaaagttttattactttgctagcaaaggagaatcaACAGGGGACTGCTGTTCCAGAGGTTGTGGTTCTCCCCACTAGGAGGAACAGGAggtttttaaaaaggtgattcaaGGGCTCCATTCCATATGTTCTCtgtgttaatttgggagacagtcatttctgagatcttctggtgccatccccaaagtctgaattaATTTGTTCCTGTAGTGGTTGTGTGCTCACGGACACATAACTCttcctaggatggggaagaaaggtaattctgtttcccctgagagtagggagggggagagaaaatgggggggaaagaaagaaacgtCCGTTTTTAAAATAAGTCATAGTAGTAGAGCAGCAAATACTATATTTCAATCATAAAGTGGAACACTGTTACATAAGTACAAGGGCAATAAATATTCAAACAGAAGACAGTTACTTAGGGAAGTTTCTAACAACATCTATTGAAGTTATTTCTCTGACTATTTATGAAAAAGTACCTGGCTAAACCATAAGATGTCTCATACACGGAGCCCAAGaatttgcttttgtgtgtgtgtgtgtgtgtgtgtgtgtgtggtgctggggattaaacccagggccttatgcatgtgaggtaagcattctaccaactgagctatatccccagccctgagaattTGCATCTTTTATGAGGATTTTGAAGGTTAATATGCCCCAAGATGTTGTAGTCtgcataataataattatgtgtCCATGAAATTTACtgataattgatattttataacATAGTAGCATAGTGGAAcataaattaagataaaatgtaTCTTGATacccattaatatttattaacttgGTCAAAAGTCCaaccaattatttaaaaattgatctcGGAACAAATATGTCATCCTTAGCAATTCTATTAAATTCACCTCTTTGTATCTAAGAACACTATAGATGTGCACATAAGACCGTGAATTCAGTAAGGAAAGTCTAAAGGATATTGGATGATGGAGAGCTGATTTAACTTCAAAgccaaaaaattatatttaaatttgtaagGAACCCTTACTTATCATCATACAGAGGAATTTGATTTGACTTCCATAGATATGAAAGGGTAATGGAGTCAAATTACACTTTGGAAGGCATGAACCTTACTGTTTGTTTAATAACTGTAACTCTGtaaaaggaattttcttttaatcaagCACAAAGAGGCTGGAAAAACTTGTGAACATTTAATGATTGGTAAAGGAGGCTTCAAATAGACATGTGTTGTGGCAACAACTGAGAGGAAGTCAGTGGTGAGTTACCACAAGGTGAATGGCTATGCTTGACCAGCTGCCTGAGATGAAAGGTATGAAGCCAGTGGGCTAGGTCAGACATTATGTTGCGGGGGAGGGGACACTGGTTGACATCTTTAGAagcatatatttagaaatatttgtagaatacAAAAAATGATATCATAACAGCATATACTGTTTAGAGGTAAATTTGTATTAGAATGTAATTACaatataataacctttaaaaatctcattttatctttatcttttctgACAGTTAGAAATCCAAGTCCCTCCGGGTACTGTAGTTGGTTATGTTGCTCAGAAGTGGGACCCCTTTCAACCCAAATTCACAATACAAAATGCAAACaaagaagatattttgaaaattgttgGTCCTTGCGCAACATGTGGCTGTTTTGGAGATGTGGATTTTGAGGTATGATTGacataatgaataaaattttttacttAGGTCTTGATTTTttgcaatattatttattttttaaaatattcaaatcatGAAATATCcatgaaataaatttagaaaataacatATTAGTGAAATCTAATAAATCAATATGTTCCACACCAACAATAACTTAAAGTTGCAGATGCTagttcaacaattaaaaaaaatactataaatatgcCATCCTGGCCATGACATCTgcaagcattttttaattttttaaattttaataaaaaattaataatgatgatcattattaaatatactaaaaaaatatatatttttttgctttgaagCTAAAGCTAAAGTACACTTTTCCTAAAAGGGTACTTAGCTATTCtatctcttttcttaaaatagtaaGTGCCTTATTGTTTTTGATCTAAGTTTTTGAACACCAAGCTTTCTGTAtataaagttacattttttttaaataatcaagttttctgattttgaaagAGAGTGGTACATCCTAATTTGGGTGAATTAGATTTATACAGAATTACAAGCATACATGGTATAAAGCAAATGTGTACAGTTCAGATCACCTAAATTATGTGTCTTCTTCTTTGTAGACCTGATTGTCACATAACCCAGTTTAGATATCATTTCAGAAATGcattccattaaaatatttaaaaactatgatTGTAAGAGTTGCTAAATTTCATTATAAAGTAATCCACTCTCAGTTTTTTATAAATGAATGTTAAAAGAGATAATTATAAATTCAGTtagtaacaaaatgaaatatctttACAGATTCCTCTAGACATATATCTGTAGGCAGAGGAGATAGCTTCATTTCaagtgtatatttatttttttattcattttttcagttttcagactTCCAGGAACATTATTCATACATTGCAAAATTTGCAAAGTGAGATGGGCTAGTTCTACCCATTTTGAAAGGATTTGGTGTGGCTTTTTAAATGGTTAATATAACTGAGGAGAAGTAAAACATAAGCTTTAGTATCGATGGTATAGAAATGTCCTAGGTAACATtcattcttttctgtcttctaccACTACATGGAAAGCGAAAGACCATATTAAATAACTTTCAGTGTCAGAATGGGAAACAGGGAAAAGAAATGCATAGTTGATAAAGTTGAATTGTAGACTCTTTCTAGCTGACAAGGTAGTCTTTAGTGTCAGATTATGATTTCCTTTAATATACATTAGCTTAGAGTGTTTTGTAAAGTTAAAATATGACTTAGGGTTGGTTAAAAAGGAATGACAGCAAATATCTGAGTAGAGTGTAAAGTaatttaataatatgtaataatgttttaataattataaaatcaactataaaaatgtttaaattcacAAATTTTCtggggaaattattttaattatttctaaagctttctcaaacatatttttgtatatatatatatatatatatatatatatatatatatatatatatatatatatattcaggctTAAAATCTGCACCATGGTTAAAGGAATTACCTTCCTGTTTAGGCCATATAATTGAACTGCTGCCATCTTGTGGTTTCCTGgacttaattatttattgctattATATTCTCCATCTGcatacaaaaagggaaaaaaaatgatgttggaTTAGAAAACTATCAGAGAAGCATGATTTCTgaagaataaattagaaaattacaTTTACAGTCTTGTGCTTATATAAAAGGAATGAATAACATGAAATGATCTTTGGAGAtgatgaataaattaattcatatCTCTCATGAAGTAAGCATCCTGGAAAATGTGCAGTCATCTCTTTTTGCCTTCAAATTTGATAGCTCTTGTCTTTTCAAAGGTGAAAACCATGAATGAAAAGCTTACCATTGGGAAGATTTCAAAGTACTGGTCAGGATTTGTAAATGATGTCTTCACAAATGCGGACAACTTTGGCATCCACGTTCCTGGAGACCTAGATGTGACAGTCAAAGCAGCCATGATCGGTGcttgttttctctttgtaagtgTGGTCTTGGGGGTTTGAGTGATTTTTCTTCTCCTCACCTGTTCATTACCACAGAGCTAATCCCAGTTTACACAGTTTTGACCTACAGGATGTGTTTTGTACACGGAAGTGTAGTTTAGGACTAATGTTCTTcataaatctaaatttaataGCCTTCATTTCTACCGGGTGGCCCCACTCCAGCTGCCTAATGGCCCTCAGGGATTTATGCCCTATGACATGGTTCTCGTCTTTTTCTCATAAACTGAGTTTCCTTCCCTTTCAAtgtcaattttgattttttttttacttattttcactTTAActgacaatatataaatatagatgtcACATGATTTATCCTGAGTAAGAATCAGAGCAATTCCATTGCTTAGCTCTTAGCTAGGTGCTGTTCAGAATGAGAAAagtgcagttttttaaaattctttatatttgctGAATATAGACACATGAGATCCAGAGCTTCCAATTGCCATCATAACAAAGATATGCCCTTATTCTTACTTTCCAACTTACAACATTCTTGAAACCATTTTTGGATGTGTGGAGACTGGTGGCCCAATAAGTCAAGTAGCACTTGGGCTAAAATGCTTGGTTATCTTATGATCCTAACCCCCCTTGAACATCTCCCTCTACCACTTCACTACCACTTACCATGCTCACAAAAACTCACAAAATTTTTCAACAAACCAACATTCTTCTCCATATTTTCCTGTTCCTCAGTTTTAGGATCCTAAATCTTATGGGTTCTGTTAATGTACACAGCTGACAGTCCTATGCACTGAGTCTTTCCAGAACACTTGGAAAATACATGAACTAAGAAGAATACTGTAGTGACATCACTGCTAGACACTCAGAGCTTATCACAGAAATAGATGGATAGAGATGGGGACAGAGAGGGACAGAGCATCTAATGGAGATACATATTCACTGGGAATAACTAATAGCTGACATTCACTACTTTTTTGTAagattataatattataaaacattcacACTTTTTTTGGCCAATGTAGGtttcaaaacaatttcttatGCGATTTTCCAAGAtaaattatttgctcagattcataattcataatttcaaaataaattcataattatttgctcagattatGAATTCGTAAATTCATAATCTCCTACACTGACCTAAAATATCTACAATTGAAGTCTGCTGTCTTGATCAAATTTCGACTGAGACACAGTGCTGATTTAAATGAGGTTTCCAAGTTATTTATATTCTCAAAATTCAACATGTAAGTGTCATGAAGCTTAAAACTTTTCAATTTTCCTCCTACTGATAAATCACATGTTGCTGGAACACCACTGGGAAATATAATTGCTTTATATAATCAAAGCTTACAAGTCAGACTCTTGATCCTAATTGTTGCCTTTTGTAAATTCACTCATAcccagtttatttatttgtaggatTTTATGTTCTTTGAACATTCACTAGCTGGATTATAACAAGCAAGatgatgaaaacaataaaatatgcagaatatatttCAGTGAGTAAAAGGCAATTTGAATGATCTCTTTCCCTTTGAAGATGTCTATATTTGACGCTAtctaattctttttcattttattctagatATCCCTTGGGCCCTGGATTTCATTTCTGAATGGTTTgagtatttttctctctttttttgtaacaaaatgttaattattatatttattaaaacataatttaatgAGGCAATTATCCAGCTGTGAATGCATGACAGCTAAATACACAATTACTGGCCTGAGCACAA
This Marmota flaviventris isolate mMarFla1 chromosome 8, mMarFla1.hap1, whole genome shotgun sequence DNA region includes the following protein-coding sequences:
- the Plscr5 gene encoding phospholipid scramblase family member 5; amino-acid sequence: MASKDAHIPKSRGLPRFLPGAPDTEQNPNPGNQEWRPGLTPPSSFLSTVCLPPGLEYLSQLDLIIIHQQVELLGMILGTETSNKYEIKNGLGQRIYFAVEESICFNRTFCSTLRSCTLRITDNSGREVITVNRPLRCNSCWCPCYLQELEIQVPPGTVVGYVAQKWDPFQPKFTIQNANKEDILKIVGPCATCGCFGDVDFEVKTMNEKLTIGKISKYWSGFVNDVFTNADNFGIHVPGDLDVTVKAAMIGACFLFDFMFFEHSLAGL